In the genome of Vibrio ziniensis, the window TAAAAGCATTCGATTACAAACTAATCGACGCTTCTACAGCGGAAATCGTTGAAACAGCTAAGCGTACCGGCGCGCAGGTTCGTGGTCCTATTCCACTACCTACTCGTAAAGAGCGTTTCACTGTTCTTATCTCTCCACACGTAAACAAAGATGCACGTGACCAGTACGAAATCCGTACTCACAAGCGTCTGATCGACATCGTTGAACCAACTGACAAGACTGTAGATGCTCTAATGCGTCTAGACCTTGCTGCTGGTGTTGATGTTCAAATCAGCCTAGGTTAAGGGAGATTAGAAGAATGATTGGTCTAGTCGGACGTAAAGTGGGTATGACCCGCGTATTTACCGAAGAAGGCGTTTCTATCCCAGTAACAGTTGTGGAAGTTGAAGCTAACCGTGTTGCTCAAGTTAAAACTCTTGAGAACGATGGTTACACAGCAATCCAAGTAACTGCTGGTGCTAAGAAAGCTAGCCGCGTATCAAAACCAGAAGCTGGTCACTTTGCGAAAGCTGGTGTAGAAGCTGGTCGTGGTCTTTGGGAATTCCGCTTAGAAAGCGGCGAAGAGTTTGAAGTTGGTGCTGAACTAACTGTTGAACTTTTCAACGAAATCAAAAAAGTAGACGTTACTGGTACATCTAAAGGTAAAGGTTTCCAAGGCACTGTTAAGCGCTGGAATTTCCGTACTCAAGATATGACTCACGGTAACTCTTTGTCTCACCGTGCTCCTGGTTCTATCGGTCAATGTCAGACTCCAGGTCGCGTGTTTAAAGGCAAAAAAATGTCTGGTCACATGGGTGCAGAGCGTGTAACGACTCAAAACCTTGAGATCGTACGTGTTGATGCTGAGCGCAATCTGCTTCTTATCAAAGGCGCAGTCCCTGGCTCAATTGGCGGTAATGTTATCGTCAAACCAGCAGTTAAAGCATAACGTCTAGGAGTAAGTAATGGAATTGATGGTTAAAGGTGCTAACGCACTAACTGTTTCCGAAACTACTTTCGGACGTGAGTTCAACGAAGCTCTTGTACACCAAGTAGTTGTTGCATACGCAGCAGGTGCTCGTCAAGGTACTCGTGCTCAAAAAACACGTTCAGAAGTTTCTGGCGGTGGCGCTAAGCCATGGCGTCAAAAAGGTACTGGCCGTGCGCGTGCTGGTACTATCCGTAGTCCACTATGGCGTACAGGTGGTGTTACTTTTGCTGCGAAACCACAAGATCACAGCCAAAAAGTAAACAAAAAAATGTACCGTGGTGCTATGAAGAGCATTTTCTCTGAGCTAGTTCGTCAAGAGCGTTTAATCGTTGTTGAAAGCTTCTCAGTAGATGCACCAAAAACTAAAGAACTAACAGCTAAGCTGAAAGAACTTGAACTTAACGATGTACTAATCGTTACTGGTGAAGTAGACGAGAATCTATTCTTAGCTGCGCGTAACCTATACAAAGTTGACGTGCGTGACGTTACTGGTATCGACCCAGTTAGCCTAATCGCATTTGACAAGGTTCTAATGACTGCTGATGCAGTTAAGCAAGTTGAGGAGATGCTGGCATGATCCGTGAAGAGCGTCTACTAAAAGTTCTACGTGCACCGCACATCTCTGAAAAAGCAACTATGGCTGCTGAGAAAGCGAACACTATCGTTTTCAAAGTATCAATGGATGCAACTAAGAAAGAGATCAAAGCAGCTGTAGAAAAGCTATTTGAAGTTGAAGTTAAGTCTGTAAATACTCTTATCACTAAGGGTAAGACCAAGCGTCAAGGGGTTCGCCAAGGCCGTCGTTCAGACGTGAAAAAAGCGTACGTTACTCTTAACGAAGGTCAAGATCTTGACTTTGTTGGCGGCGCGGAATAACAGGAGTAGTTGAAAAATGGCTATTGTTAAATGTAAGCCGACTTCGGCTGGTCGCCGTCACGTTGTTAAAGTTGTTAATGCTGACCTATACAAAGGTAAGCCTTACGCGCCACTTCTAGAGAAAAACTCTAAGAACGGCGGTCGTAACAACAACGGTCGTATCACAGTACGTCACATCGGTGGTGGTCACAAACAACACTACCGTCTGATTGACTTTAAACGTACTAAAGATGGTATCCCAGCGAAAGTTGAGCGTCTTGAATACGATCCAAACCGTAGCGCAAACATCGCTCTAGTTCTGTACGCAGACGGTGAGCGTCGTTACATCCTAGCACCTAAAGGTGTTCAAGCTGGTGATGCTATCCAGTCTGGCGTTGATGCGCCAATCAAAGCTGGTAACGCAATGCCAATGCGTAACATCCCAGTAGGTTCAACTGTACACAACGTTGAACTAAAACCTGGTAAAGGTGGTCAGCTAGCTCGTTCGGCTGGTGCATATGCTCAAATCGTTGCTCGCGACGGTGCATACGTAACTATCCGTCTACGTTCTGGCGAAATGCGCAAAGTATTGTCTGAAGGCCGTGCAACAATCGGTGAAGTAGGCAACGCAGAGCACATGCTACGTGAATTAGGTAAAGCTGGTGCAAGCCGTTGGCGTGGTGTTCGTCCTACCGTTCGCGGTGTGGTAATGAACCCGGTTGACCACCCACATGGTGGTGGTGAAGGCCGTACGTCTGGTGGTCGTCACCCAGTTTCTCCTTGGGGTATGCCAACTAAAGGCTACAAGACTCGTAGCAACAAACGCACTGACAAGTACATCGTACGTCGTCGCAATAAGTAATCTATTTAAGAGGATAAGCCATGCCACGTTCTCTCAAGAAAGGTCCATTTATTGACCTACACTTGCTGAAGAAGGTAGAGAAAGCGGTGGAAAGCGGAGACAAAAAGCCTATTAAGACTTGGTCCCGTCGTTCAATGATCATTCCTACAATGATCGGTTTGACCATCGCTGTCCATAATGGTCGTCAACACGTTCCAGTTTTCGTAACTGACGAGATGATCGGTCACAAACTTGGTGAATTTGCACCAACTCGCACTTACCGCGGCCATGTCGTGGATAAGAAAGCTAAGAAGCGTTAAGGAGTAAATAATGGAAGCATTAGCTAAACATAACTTTGCTCGCATTTCGCCTCAGAAAGCTCGCTTAGTTGCAGATCAAATTCGCGGTAAGAAAGTTGACCAAGCTCTAGAACTTCTAACATTCAGCAACAAAAAAGCTGCTGAGCTAGTTAAGAAAGTTCTTGAGTCAGCAATCGCTAACGCGGAACACAACGAAGGTGCTGACATTGACGATCTACGTGTCGCTAAAATCTTCGTAGATGAGGGCCCTGTCATGAAGCGTATTATGCCTCGTGCTAAAGGCCGTGCGGATCGTATCTTGAAGCGTTCAAGCCACATTACTGTGGTTGTCGCAGATCGCTAAGAGACTAGGAGAGTAAGCAATGGGTCAAAAAGTACATCCTAATGGTATTCGTCTAGGCATCGTTAAGCCTTGGAATGCTACATGGTTTGCTAATACCAAAGATTTCGCTGACAACCTAGACGGCGACTTCAAGGTACGTCAGTTCCTAACTAAAGAACTGTCAAAAGCGTCTCTTTCACGTATCGTTATCGAGCGTCCTGCTAAGAGCATCCGTGTGACTATTCACACTGCTCGTCCAGGCGTTGTTATCGGTAAGAAAGGCGAAGACGTTGAGAAGCTACGCACAGCTGTAGCTAAAATTGCAGGTGTACCAGCGCAAATTAACATCGCTGAAGTACGTAAGCCTGAGCTAGACGGTCAATTAGTGGCTGATAGCATCGCGTCTCAACTAGAGCGTCGCGTTATGTTCCGTCGTGCTATGAAGCGCGCAGTACAAAACGCTATGCGTCTAGGCGCTAAAGGTATCAAAGTGGAAGTAAGTGGCCGTCTAGGCGGTGCTGAAATTGCACGTTCTGAGTGGTACCGTGAAGGCCGCGTGCCTCTACACACTCTACGTGCTGACATTGATTACGCAACTTCTTCAGCTCACACCACATACGGTGTAATCGGCGTTAAAGTTTGGATCTTCAAGGGCGAAATCCTTGGTGGTATGCCAGCTGCAAACGCTGTTGAGCCTATGGCTGATAAGCCTGCGAAGAAACCGCGTAAAGGCCGTAAGTAAGGAGTCGACAGATGCTACAACCTAAACGTACTAAGTTCCGCAAGATGCATACTGGTCGTAACCGTGGTCTAGCAAAAGGTACTGAAGTTAGCTTTGGTTCTTTTGGTTTGAAAGCTGTAGGCCGTGGTCGTCTAACTGCTCGTCAAATCGAAGCGGCACGTCGTGCGATGACACGTCACATTAAGCGTCAAGGTAAAATCTGGATCCGTGTGTTCCCAGACAAACCAATCACAGAAAAACCGCTAGAAGTTCGTCAAGGTAAGGGTAAAGGTAACGTTGAGTACTGGGTAGCCCAAATCCAACCTGGTAAGGTTATGTACGAAGTTGATGGTGTACCTGAAGAATTGGCACGTGAAGCGTTCCGCCTAGCGGCTCGTAAACTGCCATTCAAGACTACATTTGTAACTAAGCAGGTGATGTGATGAAAGCACAAGATCTACGCGAAAAGAGCGTTGAAGAGCTTAATACTGAGCTATTAGCATTGCTTAAAGAGCAGTTCAACTTGCGCATGCAAGCTGCAACTGGTCAACTACAGCAAACTCATACTCTAAAAGCTGTCCGCCGTGATATCGCACGTGTGAAAACTGTTTTGACTGAGAAGGCAGGCGCATAATGAGCGACAAAATTCGTACCCAACAAGGTCGTGTTACTAGCGACAAGATGGACAAGTCTATCACTGTTGCTATCGAGCGTTTCGTAAAGCACCCAATCTACGGTAAATTCGTTAAGCGCACGACTAAAGTACACGCACATGATGAGAACAACGAATGTGGCCTAGGCGACTTAGTTGAAATCAAAGAGTGTCGTCCACTGTCTAAGACTAAGTCTTGGACTTTGGTAAAAGTTCTAGAAAAAGCTAAAATGTAATTAGTCTTTTTCTGACTGAAATGAACGGCTCCAAAAATATTTTTGGGGCCGTTTATTTTTTGACTACCCAATATAAAAAAAGGGTGGTACAATTCGCGTCCCTTTAAAGAGGCAGCCCGACCCGTGATGGGTCTAGTTTTTAATATTTAGCGGAGCACTAACATGATCCAAATGCAAAGTATGCTGGACGCAGCTGATAACTCAGGCGCTCGCAGCGTAATGTGTATTAAGGTTCTGGGTGGCTCTCACCGTCGTTACGCCCACGTTGGCGACATCATTAAAGTTACTGTTAAGGAAGCAATTCCACGCGGTAAAGTTAAGAAAGGTGATGTACTGAAGGCGGTGGTAGTTCGCACCCGTAAAGGCGTTCGTCGTCCAGACGGTTCTGTCATTCGCTTCGACCGTAATGCTTGCGTACTGTTAAACAACAACAGTGAGCAACCTATCGGTACACGTATCTTTGGTCCAGTGACACGTGAACTTCGTACTGCGAAATTCATGAAGATTGTCTCACTGGCTCCAGAAGTTCTGTAAGGAGCACGTAAAGATGGCAGCTAAAATCCGTCGTAATGACGAAGTAATCGTTCTTGCTGGTAAAGATAAAGGCAAGAAAGGTAAAGTAACTAAGGTTCTAGCAACTGGTAAAGTTATCGTAGAAGGTATCAACCTTGTTAAGAAACACCAGAAACCTGTTCCTGCACTAGGCATCCAAGGCGGTGTTGTAGAGCAAGAAGCAGCGATCGACGTTTCTAACGTGGCAATCTTCAACGCAGCTACTGGTAAAGCTGACCGTATCGGTTTCCGTTTCGAAGATGGTAAGAAAGTTCGTTTCTTTAAATCTAACAACGAAATCGTTTCTAACTAATTAGAAGTAATTTGGAGTTCTACTATGGCGAAACTGCATGATTACTACAAGTCGTCTGTAGTCGCTGATCTGACCAAACAGTTCAGTTACACAAGCGTCATGCAAGTCCCTAGAATTGAGAAAATCACCCTCAATATGGGCGTTGGTGAAGCAATCAACGATAAGAAACTGCTAGAAAACGCAGCATCTGATATGGCAACGATCTCTGGTCAAAAGCCACTTATCACTAAAGCGCGTAAATCTGTTGCAGGTTTCAAAATTCGTGAAGGCTACCCAATTGGTTGTAAAGTAACCTTGCGTGGCGAGCGCATGTGGGATTTTCTAGAGCGTTTGATTTCTATCGCTCTTCCACGTGTACGAGATTTCCGTGGTGTTAGCGCTAAGTCTTTTGACGGTCGCGGTAACTACAGCATGGGCGTTCGCGAGCAAATCATCTTCCCGGAAATCGACTACGATAAAGTCGATCGAGTACGCGGTCTTGATATCACTATCACGACGTCTGCTGCTACCGATGAGGAAGGCCGAGCTCTGCTGGCTGCCTTTAACTTCCCATTCCGCAAGTAAGGTGACGGGTTACTGTTATGGCTAAAAATTCAATGAAAGCGCGCGAAGTAAAGCGTGCAAAGCTTGTAGCACAATACGCTGAAAAGCGTGCAGCGCTTAAAGCGACTATCAGCGATGTAAACGCATCTGAAGAAGATCGTTGGAATGCGGTTCTTAAACTGCAAACTCTTCCACGTGACTCAAGTGCATCACGTCAGCGCAACCGTTGCAACCAAACTGGTCGCCCACACGGTTACCTACGTAAATTCGGTCTAAGCCGTATCAAAGTTCGTGAAGCTTGCATGAAAGGCGAGATTCCTGGACTTCGTAAGGCTAGCTGGTAATTGCCACTTAATCATTTGGAGTAAAGACTATGAGCATGCAAGATCCGATTTCGGATATGCTGACCCGTGTTCGTAACGGTCAGGCAGCAAATAAAGTTGCTGTAACAATGCCTTCTTCAAAGCTTAAAGTTGCAATTGCTGCACTACTTAAAGCTGAAGGTTACATCGCAGACTTCGCTGTTGAAAGCGGAGCAAAACCTGAGCTAGAAATCACTCTTAAGTATTTCCAAGCTAAACCAGTAATTGAGCAAATCAAACGTGTTTCACGTCCTGGTCTTCGTGTTTACAAGAAGAAAGGCGAACTACCTTCTGTAATGGGTGGTCTTGGTATTGCTGTTGTTTCAACGTCAAAGGGTCTTATGTCTGACCGTGCTGCTCGTAAAGCAGGTCTAGGCGGCGAAATCCTTTGCTACGTAGCATAATTAAGGAGTAGAACATGTCTCGTGTTGCTAAAGCACCTGTCGCTATTCCAGCTGGCGTAGAGGTGAAATTGAACGGTCAAGAGATCACTGTAAAGGGCGCTAAGGGTGAATTAACTCGCGTTCTTAACGATGCAGTTGTGATCGCTCAAGTAGAAAACAACCTAACATTCGGCCCTAAAGAAGGTGTCGTGAATGCTTGGGCACAAGCAGGTACTGCTCGTGCACTAGTAAACAACATGGTTGTTGGTGTTACTGTAGGCTTTACTAAGAAGCTAACTCTTAAGGGTGTTGGTTACCGTGCTGCTATGAAAGGCAACGCTGTAGCTCTAACGCTAGGCTTCTCTCACCCTGTTGAGCACGAGTTGCCAGAGGGTATTAAAGCCGAATGTCCAAGCCAAACTGAAATTGTTCTAACTGGTTGCGATAAGCAAGTAGTTGGTCAAGTTGCGGCTGACATTCGTTCTTACCGCGCGCCTGAACCTTATAAAGGTAAAGGTATTCGTTACGCAGATGAAAATGTGCGTAGTAAAGAAGCTAAGAAGAAGTAAGGTAACACTATGGATAAGAAAGCATCTCGCATCCGTCGTGCTACACGTGCACGTCGTAAGATCGCAGAACTGGGTGCAACTCGCCTAGTAGTACACCGTACTCCTCGTCACGTGTATGCACAAGTGATTGCAGCTAATGGCTCTGAGGTTATCGCAGCAGCATCTACTGTAGAAAAAGCGATCCGTGAGCAAGTTAAATACACTGGTAACGTTGATGCAGCTAAAGCAGTTGGTAAAGCTGTTGCTGAGCGTGCGCTTGCTAAAGGCGTAACTGCAGTTGCATTTGATCGTTCTGGTTTCCAATACCACGGTCGAGTAGCGGCGCTAGCAGAATCTGCTCGCGAAGCTGGTCTGAAATTCTAAGGTAGGGTTGGAAGATGGCTAAAGAACAACAAGTTCAAGCGAATGATTTGCAAGAAAAATTAATCGCTGTTAACCGTGTTTCTAAAACGGTTAAAGGTGGTCGAATCATGAGCTTCACTGCACTAACAGTAGTTGGTGACGGTAATGGTCGTGTAGGTTTCGGTTACGGCAAAGCTCGTGAAGTACCTGCAGCGATTCAAAAAGCAATGGAAAAAGCACGTCGTAACATGACTACGATCGCGCTTAACGAAGGCACTCTTCACCACCCGGTGAAAGGTCGTCACTCGGGCTCTAAAGTTTACATGCAGCCAGCAGCAGTTGGTACTGGTGTTATCGCAGGTGGTGCGATGCGTGCAGTACTAGAAGTTGCAGGTGTACACAACGTACTATCTAAAGCATACGGTTCAACGAACCCTATCAACATCGTTCGTGCAACGATCGATGCATTAGCTAGCGTTAAGTCACCAGAAATGGTTGCTGCTAAACGTGGTCTAACTGTTGAATCTATTTCGGAGTAAGAACACGATGGCAACTATTAAAGTAACTCAAACTAAAAGCTCAATTGGTCGCCTACCTAAGCACAAAGCTACTTTGCGCGGTTTAGGCCTTCGTAAAATCAACCATACAGTAGAACTTGAAGATACTCCGTGTGTACGCGGTATGATCAACAAGGTTTACTACATGGTTAAAGTTGAGGAGTAATCATAATGTTTTTGAATACTCTAGCACCAGCTGCGGGTTCAAAGCCTTCTAAGAAGCGCGTTGGCCGTGGTATTGGTTCAGGCCTAGGTAAAACTGGTGGCCGTGGCCATAAAGGTCAAAAGTCGCGTTCAGGCGGTACAGTTCGTCCAGGTTTCGAAGGCGGTCAGATGCCATTGAAACAACGTCTACCAAAATTCGGTTTCACTTCTCGTAAGAGTCTAGTGTCTGCTGAAGTTCGTCTAGCTGAGCTAGCGAAAGTAACTGGTGACGTGGTTGATCTAAACAGCTTGAAAGCTGCAAACGTTGTTACAAAGAACATCGAGTTTGTTAAAGTTGTTCTTTCTGGCGAGATCAGCAAGGCAGTGACTGTAAAAGGTCTGCGTGTTACTAAAGGCGCGCAAGCTGCAATCGAAGCTGCAGGCGGTAAAATCGAGGCGTAATCTCGAGGATTGAGGTACAGATGGCTAAGAAACCAGGACAAGATTTTCGTAGTGCTCAGGGCGGCTTGGGTGAGTTAAAGTCGCGCTTATTATTCGTAATTGGTGCACTTTTAGTATTCCGAGCGGGCTCTTTTGTGCCGATTCCTGGTATTGACGCAGCTGTACTTGCCGATTTGTTCGAACAGCAAAAAGGTACCATCGTTGAAATGTTTAACATGTTCTCCGGTGGTGCTCTTTCGCGTGCATCTATCTTTGCATTGGGCATCATGCCGTATATTTCGGCATCTATTGTTGTTCAATTGCTTACAGTAGTTCATCCAGCGTTAGCGGAACTCAAGAAAGAGGGTGAAGCAGGCCGTCGTAAGATTAGCCAATATACGCGTTATGGCACGCTTGTACTTGCAACATTCCAAGCTATTGGTATCGCAACAGGTCTACCAAACATGGTCAACAATCTGGTCGTTATCGACCAAACCATGTTTACCCTAATTGCTACCGTGAGTTTAGTAACTGGCACCATGTTCCTGATGTGGTTAGGTGAACAAATTACAGAGCGCGGAATTGGTAACGGTATTTCGTTACTTATCTTTGCAGGTATTGTTGCTGGATTGCCTTCAGCAATCGGACATACTATCGAGCAAGCGCGTCAAGGTGAACTGCATGTACTTCTTCTGTTGTTGATTGCGGTAGTTGCTTTTGCTGTTATTTACTTCGTTGTGTTCATGGAGCGTGGTCAACGTCGAATCGTCGTTAACTATGCGAAACGTCAACAAGGTCGTAAAGTTTTTGCAGCGCAAAGCACACACTTGCCATTGAAAATTAATATGGCTGGTGTAATACCTGCGATTTTTGCATCAAGTATTATCCTGTTCCCAGGAACACTGGCTCAGTGGTTTGGTCAGAACGGTGAGAGCAGCACATTTGGTTGGTTAACTGATGTGTCTTTGGCTCTTAGCCCAGGTCAACCTCTGTATGTAATGCTTTATGCAGCAGCGATTATATTCTTCTGTTTCTTCTACACAGCGTTGGTGTTTAACCCACGTGAAACAGCAGATAACTTGAAGA includes:
- the rpsJ gene encoding 30S ribosomal protein S10 encodes the protein MQNQRIRIRLKAFDYKLIDASTAEIVETAKRTGAQVRGPIPLPTRKERFTVLISPHVNKDARDQYEIRTHKRLIDIVEPTDKTVDALMRLDLAAGVDVQISLG
- the rplC gene encoding 50S ribosomal protein L3, producing MIGLVGRKVGMTRVFTEEGVSIPVTVVEVEANRVAQVKTLENDGYTAIQVTAGAKKASRVSKPEAGHFAKAGVEAGRGLWEFRLESGEEFEVGAELTVELFNEIKKVDVTGTSKGKGFQGTVKRWNFRTQDMTHGNSLSHRAPGSIGQCQTPGRVFKGKKMSGHMGAERVTTQNLEIVRVDAERNLLLIKGAVPGSIGGNVIVKPAVKA
- the rplD gene encoding 50S ribosomal protein L4, which codes for MELMVKGANALTVSETTFGREFNEALVHQVVVAYAAGARQGTRAQKTRSEVSGGGAKPWRQKGTGRARAGTIRSPLWRTGGVTFAAKPQDHSQKVNKKMYRGAMKSIFSELVRQERLIVVESFSVDAPKTKELTAKLKELELNDVLIVTGEVDENLFLAARNLYKVDVRDVTGIDPVSLIAFDKVLMTADAVKQVEEMLA
- the rplW gene encoding 50S ribosomal protein L23 — protein: MIREERLLKVLRAPHISEKATMAAEKANTIVFKVSMDATKKEIKAAVEKLFEVEVKSVNTLITKGKTKRQGVRQGRRSDVKKAYVTLNEGQDLDFVGGAE
- the rplB gene encoding 50S ribosomal protein L2; this translates as MAIVKCKPTSAGRRHVVKVVNADLYKGKPYAPLLEKNSKNGGRNNNGRITVRHIGGGHKQHYRLIDFKRTKDGIPAKVERLEYDPNRSANIALVLYADGERRYILAPKGVQAGDAIQSGVDAPIKAGNAMPMRNIPVGSTVHNVELKPGKGGQLARSAGAYAQIVARDGAYVTIRLRSGEMRKVLSEGRATIGEVGNAEHMLRELGKAGASRWRGVRPTVRGVVMNPVDHPHGGGEGRTSGGRHPVSPWGMPTKGYKTRSNKRTDKYIVRRRNK
- the rpsS gene encoding 30S ribosomal protein S19, with the protein product MPRSLKKGPFIDLHLLKKVEKAVESGDKKPIKTWSRRSMIIPTMIGLTIAVHNGRQHVPVFVTDEMIGHKLGEFAPTRTYRGHVVDKKAKKR
- the rplV gene encoding 50S ribosomal protein L22, with product MEALAKHNFARISPQKARLVADQIRGKKVDQALELLTFSNKKAAELVKKVLESAIANAEHNEGADIDDLRVAKIFVDEGPVMKRIMPRAKGRADRILKRSSHITVVVADR
- the rpsC gene encoding 30S ribosomal protein S3, with product MGQKVHPNGIRLGIVKPWNATWFANTKDFADNLDGDFKVRQFLTKELSKASLSRIVIERPAKSIRVTIHTARPGVVIGKKGEDVEKLRTAVAKIAGVPAQINIAEVRKPELDGQLVADSIASQLERRVMFRRAMKRAVQNAMRLGAKGIKVEVSGRLGGAEIARSEWYREGRVPLHTLRADIDYATSSAHTTYGVIGVKVWIFKGEILGGMPAANAVEPMADKPAKKPRKGRK
- the rplP gene encoding 50S ribosomal protein L16; translation: MLQPKRTKFRKMHTGRNRGLAKGTEVSFGSFGLKAVGRGRLTARQIEAARRAMTRHIKRQGKIWIRVFPDKPITEKPLEVRQGKGKGNVEYWVAQIQPGKVMYEVDGVPEELAREAFRLAARKLPFKTTFVTKQVM
- the rpmC gene encoding 50S ribosomal protein L29; the encoded protein is MKAQDLREKSVEELNTELLALLKEQFNLRMQAATGQLQQTHTLKAVRRDIARVKTVLTEKAGA
- the rpsQ gene encoding 30S ribosomal protein S17, with product MSDKIRTQQGRVTSDKMDKSITVAIERFVKHPIYGKFVKRTTKVHAHDENNECGLGDLVEIKECRPLSKTKSWTLVKVLEKAKM
- the rplN gene encoding 50S ribosomal protein L14; protein product: MIQMQSMLDAADNSGARSVMCIKVLGGSHRRYAHVGDIIKVTVKEAIPRGKVKKGDVLKAVVVRTRKGVRRPDGSVIRFDRNACVLLNNNSEQPIGTRIFGPVTRELRTAKFMKIVSLAPEVL
- the rplX gene encoding 50S ribosomal protein L24; the encoded protein is MAAKIRRNDEVIVLAGKDKGKKGKVTKVLATGKVIVEGINLVKKHQKPVPALGIQGGVVEQEAAIDVSNVAIFNAATGKADRIGFRFEDGKKVRFFKSNNEIVSN
- the rplE gene encoding 50S ribosomal protein L5 translates to MAKLHDYYKSSVVADLTKQFSYTSVMQVPRIEKITLNMGVGEAINDKKLLENAASDMATISGQKPLITKARKSVAGFKIREGYPIGCKVTLRGERMWDFLERLISIALPRVRDFRGVSAKSFDGRGNYSMGVREQIIFPEIDYDKVDRVRGLDITITTSAATDEEGRALLAAFNFPFRK
- the rpsN gene encoding 30S ribosomal protein S14 → MAKNSMKAREVKRAKLVAQYAEKRAALKATISDVNASEEDRWNAVLKLQTLPRDSSASRQRNRCNQTGRPHGYLRKFGLSRIKVREACMKGEIPGLRKASW
- the rpsH gene encoding 30S ribosomal protein S8 translates to MSMQDPISDMLTRVRNGQAANKVAVTMPSSKLKVAIAALLKAEGYIADFAVESGAKPELEITLKYFQAKPVIEQIKRVSRPGLRVYKKKGELPSVMGGLGIAVVSTSKGLMSDRAARKAGLGGEILCYVA
- the rplF gene encoding 50S ribosomal protein L6; the protein is MSRVAKAPVAIPAGVEVKLNGQEITVKGAKGELTRVLNDAVVIAQVENNLTFGPKEGVVNAWAQAGTARALVNNMVVGVTVGFTKKLTLKGVGYRAAMKGNAVALTLGFSHPVEHELPEGIKAECPSQTEIVLTGCDKQVVGQVAADIRSYRAPEPYKGKGIRYADENVRSKEAKKK
- the rplR gene encoding 50S ribosomal protein L18, giving the protein MDKKASRIRRATRARRKIAELGATRLVVHRTPRHVYAQVIAANGSEVIAAASTVEKAIREQVKYTGNVDAAKAVGKAVAERALAKGVTAVAFDRSGFQYHGRVAALAESAREAGLKF
- the rpsE gene encoding 30S ribosomal protein S5, which translates into the protein MAKEQQVQANDLQEKLIAVNRVSKTVKGGRIMSFTALTVVGDGNGRVGFGYGKAREVPAAIQKAMEKARRNMTTIALNEGTLHHPVKGRHSGSKVYMQPAAVGTGVIAGGAMRAVLEVAGVHNVLSKAYGSTNPINIVRATIDALASVKSPEMVAAKRGLTVESISE
- the rpmD gene encoding 50S ribosomal protein L30; its protein translation is MATIKVTQTKSSIGRLPKHKATLRGLGLRKINHTVELEDTPCVRGMINKVYYMVKVEE
- the rplO gene encoding 50S ribosomal protein L15, with translation MFLNTLAPAAGSKPSKKRVGRGIGSGLGKTGGRGHKGQKSRSGGTVRPGFEGGQMPLKQRLPKFGFTSRKSLVSAEVRLAELAKVTGDVVDLNSLKAANVVTKNIEFVKVVLSGEISKAVTVKGLRVTKGAQAAIEAAGGKIEA
- the secY gene encoding preprotein translocase subunit SecY — translated: MAKKPGQDFRSAQGGLGELKSRLLFVIGALLVFRAGSFVPIPGIDAAVLADLFEQQKGTIVEMFNMFSGGALSRASIFALGIMPYISASIVVQLLTVVHPALAELKKEGEAGRRKISQYTRYGTLVLATFQAIGIATGLPNMVNNLVVIDQTMFTLIATVSLVTGTMFLMWLGEQITERGIGNGISLLIFAGIVAGLPSAIGHTIEQARQGELHVLLLLLIAVVAFAVIYFVVFMERGQRRIVVNYAKRQQGRKVFAAQSTHLPLKINMAGVIPAIFASSIILFPGTLAQWFGQNGESSTFGWLTDVSLALSPGQPLYVMLYAAAIIFFCFFYTALVFNPRETADNLKKSGAFVPGIRPGEQTAKYIDKVMTRLTLAGALYITFICLIPEFMMVAWNVRFYFGGTSLLIVVVVIMDFMAQVQTHMMSNQYESVLKKANLKGYGR